One Sparus aurata chromosome 5, fSpaAur1.1, whole genome shotgun sequence genomic window carries:
- the LOC115581625 gene encoding lymphotoxin-alpha-like, with protein MEMSDGSRRLILAWETSGMEEDGCCCGGEARLHPQQTLNHLLRQKETRLQRMAQCLAVGLLLLISVALGLLVTALHGGRGHQSPDNQTILPSANHSSEASVDQQQHDDFKHPSAMLTVPRGDNIDGRYLEWESKAGHAFCNGGFNYSSGDLVVPRNGFYRVFLQIAYESKASLTCERRTLINTVFVFRDAYRVNRPLLSSVDTVDCGTEPWIKSLYTSGVFYLEVNCRLRVTSSFRDLIVKEEHQVFFGAELLPQ; from the exons ATGGAGATGTCGGATGGGAGCCGCCGACTTATCCTCGCATGGGAAACCAGCGGCATGGAGGAAGacggctgctgctgcggtggggAGGCGCGCCTACACCCGCAACAAACTTTGAACCACCTTCTTCGCCAGAAAGAGACAAGGCTCCAGCGGATGGCCCAGTGTTTAGCCGTGGGGCTCCTTCTACTCATTTCAGTAGCTCTGGGCTTACTGGTCACGGCTTTGCACGGAGGACGAGGTCATCAGTCACCGGATAACCAG ACAATTCTACCGTCAGCCAACCACTCATCAG AAGCCAGCGTcgatcagcagcagcatgatgACTTCAAGCATCCAAGTGCCATGCTAACAG TTCCTAGAGGCGACAACATTGATGGGAGATATCTTGAATGGGAGAGTAAGGCTGGACATGCCTTCTGTAATGGAGGTTTCAACTACTCCAGTGGGGACCTAGTGGTGCCAAGAAACGGCTTCTACAGAGTCTTCCTGCAGATTGCCTATGAGAGTAAGGCAAGCCTTACATGTGAGAGGAGGACACTCATCAACACAGTGTTCGTTTTCCGGGATGCTTACCGTGTCAATAGGCCTCTCCTGTCATCAGTCGACACAGTGGATTGTGGCACGGAGCCGTGGATTAAATCCCTCTATACATCTGGCGTGTTTTACCTGGAGGTTAACTGCAGACTACGTGTGACGTCATCTTTCCGTGACCTTATTGTTAAGGAAGAACACCAGGTGTTCTTTGGTGCTGAACTTTTGCCTCAGTAA